DNA from Gemmatimonadaceae bacterium:
CGAGCGCCTGGCACACATCCCCAAGGTCATCGAGACCCCCAAAGGCGATGCGCCCGCCGAAACCGACGGGCGCATGCTGGCGCTCCTGCGACGCTACGCGGCGGGCTGACCCGCCGCGGCGCGACGCGGCTTAGTACAGCACCTTGTACACGAGGGCAATGTTGCGCCCCGGGTTGTACGCAAAGCGCTTGATGCGGCTGGTCGCGTCGCGATACGCCTCATCGAGCGCATTGTCCACGCGCAGCGTGAGCGAGTGCACTTGGCGCCCCATCACGGTGAGCAGGTACGACGCGCTCAGATCCACCAGCGTATAGGCGGCGGTAGCGACATCGAGCTCGTCGTTGGTCACGCGGTCCTGCTTGAAGACCCGACGCACATCACCACCGAAGCTCAGCTTGCCGTCGTCGTAGCGGAGCGAGCCGCCGAGACGGCCGGCCGGAATGAACGGCAGGACGTCGTTGGAGCCCCGGATGCTGGCGCGCGTGTAGTCGCCCATCGCGCCACCCACCAGCTTGCCCACGAGCTTCGTTTCGAACTGCCCCTCGATGCCGGCCAGCTGCGCATTGCGGCCGGTGAAGGTCACCTTGGGCACCTGGTTGCCGTCCACATTCTCGGTGCCGTTCGCGACCGGCGTGATGTAGTTGTCGATCCGATTGAGATAGACGCCGAGGCTACCGAACGACTTGGCGTTCTGCACGCGAATGGCCGACTCGAGGCCGGTGGCCTTCTCGGCCTTGAGGTCGTCGTTGCCGACGTCGAAGGTGCCGACCGCGGCGTGGTAGCCATTGGCGTAGAGCTCCTCGACTGCCGGCGCGCGGAAACCGCGGGACGCATTGGCGGTGAACGAGACGCCGTCGGCGACGGGCAGGCTCAGACCGATGGAGCTGGCCAGGTTATTGAACGAACGCGAGACGGGGCCGCCAAAGCGGGCCGCCTCGTCGCCCGGCTTGGTATCGATGGAGAAGCGATCGAGGCGCGCGCCCAGCTGCAGTTTGGGGCTGCGCTGGCCGCTCGTGAGCGCGAGCTCCTGGTAGACAAAGGCGGCGACGTTGTCGTTGTTGGCAGCCGGCGTGAACGCCTCATCGCCCGTAGGCTGATACTGCCGGAAGAGCCCCTGCAGGCCGATGGCACCGGTGGCGCGCCCCACCTGCGTGCGCGCCGTGATGTTCGTGGTCTGCGTATTCAGGCGGAAGCGCGTGCCGATGGCGCCGTCTTCCTCGATTTCCGCATGGTTATACCACTGCACCGTCTGATCCACCCGTACGCTCGGCAGTGCGGCGAGGCCGGTGTGGAAGGTGCCCTGCAGCGCCGTGGAGCGACGCACGCCATCGATGCGCACCGCTTCGTCGCCGGCGGCGTACGGCAGCCCATAGTTGAAGTCCATCTGGCGATAGACCACGCCGACCTGCGCGTGCGGCCCGACGTAGCCCGCCCCCACGGTACCGTTCTGCGTGTTGCCGTTGGTGTTGTCCTGCGTCGCGCCACCACCGACCCGCATGTTGGAGAAGTCACGCGCACCGCCACGCATCGTGAAGGCGAAGCGCTCGTTCACCGGCACCGTGACGCCGGCGTTCACGACGCCGCCCGGGGTGGCCGTCTCACCCTGGCCCAGCACGTAGCCGCTGAACCGCGACGGAATGGTGGTCGGGATATCCGACGAGATCACGTTCACCACACCACCCAGCGCGTTGTTGCCGTAGAGCAGCGACGCCGGTCCGCGAATCACTTCGATACGCTCGGCGCTGCTCGGATCGACGGCGTTCATGTGGTCGGCCGCCGCGCTCGAGAGATCACCGGCGCGGTCGCCATCCTGCAGCACGAGCACGCGCTCGCCGGTGAGGCCGCGAATGACCGGCGTGGCGGCCATCGGACCGTTGAAGCGCGTCGCCATGCCCGGCTCCTTGGCGAGCGTGGTGCCGATGGAGGTGCTGAGGGAGCGCTGCAATTCCTTGCCCGAGAGCTGCACCGTGGCCTGCGTGACATCGAGCGGGTCGGTGCCGGTGGGCGTGGCCGTAACGTTCACGCTGGACAAGCGGACCGTGGTGACGCGCATGACGATCGACACGCGCACGTCGGGGCCATTCGACGGCACCGTGATCACCTGGTGCGCACTCGAGTAGCCGATGCGAATGAGGTCGAGGTGATAGGTCCCGGCCGGCAACCCCTTGAAAACGAACTCGCCGCGCTCGTCGGTGAGGGCGCTGCGGTTGGCGCCGCTCACGACGACCTGCACGTTGGCGAGCGGGGCGCCGGCGGTGTCCTTCACGACACCGATGACGGTGGCTTCAAACGGCACGGCGGGGCGCGGCGTTGATGCGACGGCCGACAGGGGGCGGGTCTGTGCCGAAACAGCGGTCGCGCTCAGGCTGACGCCGAGCAGCAGGACCGCGTGCTGATAAACACGCATGGAATTCCTCGGGAGATGTTGACGAACAGCTCAACGCCGTCCGATGACGGCGGAGCAGACCACAGGATCAGCCGAGGCGCGACGGCGGGGCGCGCGAGGAGGCGTGGGGGAGGCGCGGTGCCGCGGCGGGCGCACAGGTGGCCGCGACCGGCGCGGACTGCGCCGCCAGCGCCGACGGCAGCGGCATGACGCTGGCCGGACGCGCCTGCACGTTCGTGGCAATCGCGCACAGCAGGCAATCGTCGCCGTGCACCATGGCGCAGCCGGTGGCCCCCTGCGCTTCCACATGGGCGTACGGCGTGCGCTGATCCGCGCGCCACGCATCCGCCACGGCGGCCGCAGCGGGCGCAAACACCTGCAGGCACGCCAGCGCAAAGAGCAGCTGGCGCGCCCAGTCCCGCCCGTGGCGGCTCAGGGTGCGTGCGAGAACGGTCATCGGATCGGCGGGAAACTCTCCATTCCGGGAATGAAACGCAACGGTTGCGCAGCAGGCGATGCGATTTCGGTGGTAACCCCACAGTGGCCTTGGTGTTGCCCGGCGCTTGAGCGCGACGTCTTGCTCAGACACATTTCAGGTTTCGGTGGAACGGCGCCCGAACGGCTGCCGAAGCCGGAAAACGTATTCCTTCGCTCCCGCCAGTCACGCGGTCCCGCCCCGATCGGGGGTCGGGAGCCGCTCTCCGCTTTCCATGAGGGTCGCACGCATGGCGACACAGATCTCCCCGACGCCCGCGCGCTCGAGCGCCGACGGACTCGCCCCGCAGGGCATTCACCCGCAGGGCCAGGTGCACTGGAACCTCGTCGCGCCCGAACTGATCGAGAATGCCGCGCGCCGTCAGGAGGGGGTGCTCGCCGACATGGGCCCCTTCGTGGCCGTCACCTCGCCGCACACGGGCCGTTCGCCGAACGACAAGTTCGTGGTGAAGGAGCCGAACAGCGAAGCCGATGTGGATTGGGGCAAGGTCAACCAGCCGATCGCGCCCGAGCACTGGGCCGCGCTCAAGGCCGATGTGCAGGCGTACCTGAACAACCGCCCCGAACTGTTCGTGCAGGACCTGTACTGCGGCGCCGATCCGGGCACGCGCCTGTCGGTGCGCTACATCCTGCCCAACGCATGGCATGCGGCGTTCGTGCGGAACATGTTCATCCGGCCGGCGCTGGAAGAGCTCGCGTCGTTTGCGCCCAACTTCACGGTGTATCACGCCCCTGAGTTCCAGGCCGAACCGGCGAAGCACGGCACGCGCACCGGCACGTTCATCGTGCTCAACCTCGCCGAGCGCGCCATCCTGATCGGCGGGACGCGTTACGCCGGTGAGCTCAAGAAGGCGATGTTCACCGTCATGAACTACCTCCTGCCCAAGCAGGGGATCCTCTCGATGCACTGCTCGGCAAACATCGGCAAGGGCGGCGACACGGCACTCTTCTTCGGCCTCTCGGGCACCGGCAAGACGACGCTCTCGGCCGATCCGGAGCGCAACCTGATCGGCGATGACGAGCATGGCTGGAGCCCCGACGGCACCTTCAACTTTGAAGGCGGCTGCTACGCCAAGGTGATCAACCTCTCGGCGGAGAACGAGCCCGACATCTTCCAGACGACGCAGATGTTCGGCACCATCCTCGAGAACGTGGTGC
Protein-coding regions in this window:
- the pckA gene encoding phosphoenolpyruvate carboxykinase (ATP), producing MATQISPTPARSSADGLAPQGIHPQGQVHWNLVAPELIENAARRQEGVLADMGPFVAVTSPHTGRSPNDKFVVKEPNSEADVDWGKVNQPIAPEHWAALKADVQAYLNNRPELFVQDLYCGADPGTRLSVRYILPNAWHAAFVRNMFIRPALEELASFAPNFTVYHAPEFQAEPAKHGTRTGTFIVLNLAERAILIGGTRYAGELKKAMFTVMNYLLPKQGILSMHCSANIGKGGDTALFFGLSGTGKTTLSADPERNLIGDDEHGWSPDGTFNFEGGCYAKVINLSAENEPDIFQTTQMFGTILENVVLHEPARTVDFANQSITENTRASYPLHYIKNHVPNGRGGHPKNVVFLTADAFGVLPPIAKLTPEQAMYYFLSGYTAKVAGTERGVTEPQATFSACFGAVFLVWHPTKYAEMLGQLLKQHGSQVWLVNTGWSGGPYGVGNRMKLSYTRAMVRAALNGSLAGAQYSTDPIFGLHIPGSVAGVPSEVLDPRRTWSDGAAYDTQASKLAEMFRENIKKFGSAVSNEILGAGPR
- a CDS encoding TonB-dependent receptor, encoding MRVYQHAVLLLGVSLSATAVSAQTRPLSAVASTPRPAVPFEATVIGVVKDTAGAPLANVQVVVSGANRSALTDERGEFVFKGLPAGTYHLDLIRIGYSSAHQVITVPSNGPDVRVSIVMRVTTVRLSSVNVTATPTGTDPLDVTQATVQLSGKELQRSLSTSIGTTLAKEPGMATRFNGPMAATPVIRGLTGERVLVLQDGDRAGDLSSAAADHMNAVDPSSAERIEVIRGPASLLYGNNALGGVVNVISSDIPTTIPSRFSGYVLGQGETATPGGVVNAGVTVPVNERFAFTMRGGARDFSNMRVGGGATQDNTNGNTQNGTVGAGYVGPHAQVGVVYRQMDFNYGLPYAAGDEAVRIDGVRRSTALQGTFHTGLAALPSVRVDQTVQWYNHAEIEEDGAIGTRFRLNTQTTNITARTQVGRATGAIGLQGLFRQYQPTGDEAFTPAANNDNVAAFVYQELALTSGQRSPKLQLGARLDRFSIDTKPGDEAARFGGPVSRSFNNLASSIGLSLPVADGVSFTANASRGFRAPAVEELYANGYHAAVGTFDVGNDDLKAEKATGLESAIRVQNAKSFGSLGVYLNRIDNYITPVANGTENVDGNQVPKVTFTGRNAQLAGIEGQFETKLVGKLVGGAMGDYTRASIRGSNDVLPFIPAGRLGGSLRYDDGKLSFGGDVRRVFKQDRVTNDELDVATAAYTLVDLSASYLLTVMGRQVHSLTLRVDNALDEAYRDATSRIKRFAYNPGRNIALVYKVLY